The following proteins are encoded in a genomic region of Thermocrinis sp.:
- a CDS encoding DsrE family protein yields the protein MLKVFLSFLIFFTFAFATEEAKFVQTEYKKPFRVVYELFLDHPEKLRPALGWISNVIFVLTHPPYNFNLEDIDIVVVSHGRELEVFAKEHKDKYQDIVERLESLSQYGVKFKLCRIALTQLYGYSEKDLYPFVETVPSAITEIAYWQQMGYSLLIPMVFEIRR from the coding sequence ATGTTGAAGGTATTTTTAAGTTTTCTCATCTTTTTTACCTTTGCCTTTGCAACGGAGGAAGCTAAGTTTGTTCAGACGGAATACAAAAAACCCTTTAGGGTAGTTTATGAGCTTTTCTTAGACCATCCAGAAAAGTTAAGACCTGCCCTTGGTTGGATCTCAAATGTTATATTCGTTTTAACCCATCCACCTTACAACTTTAACCTTGAAGACATTGATATAGTTGTGGTCTCTCACGGTAGAGAATTGGAAGTGTTCGCCAAGGAACACAAAGATAAATACCAAGACATAGTGGAAAGGTTGGAAAGCTTGTCCCAGTATGGAGTGAAGTTCAAACTCTGTAGGATAGCTCTCACTCAACTGTATGGTTATTCAGAAAAGGATCTTTATCCCTTTGTGGAAACTGTGCCTTCGGCAATTACAGAAATAGCCTATTGGCAGCAGATGGGATACTCTCTTTTGATCCCCATGGTATTTGAAATAAGAAGGTAA
- the mnmA gene encoding tRNA 2-thiouridine(34) synthase MnmA, whose amino-acid sequence MRVAVGMSGGVDSSVSALLLKEKGYEVIGITLRFHKEVCDELRVCCSPKDVQDAAKVSQRLGIPHLTLDWEKLFEEKVIAPFVKAHMEGKTPNPCAVCNREVKTGFLARYLRQVALIDKLATGHYAKIVDYKGRKLIARAKDLKRDQSYFMALLRDEDIELLEFPLGDLTKEEVRALAVKYGLEVAQKPDSQDVCFLMGKDVGTFLMERVGKMEGVFVYEGKVVGKHDGFYKYTVGQRKGLGVAIGKPVYVIGTDPQKNTVYLGNEQDLYKDWLILRDLNIHLPLSMWDRPLAQVRYRNPPVGVKDIKKLEDGRYKVFFEEKVRGITPGQICAFYEESMLIAGGIIEE is encoded by the coding sequence ATGCGTGTTGCGGTTGGTATGAGCGGTGGTGTGGATAGCAGTGTCAGCGCTCTTCTTTTGAAAGAAAAAGGCTATGAAGTTATAGGCATTACTCTGAGGTTTCACAAAGAGGTGTGCGATGAACTCAGGGTTTGCTGTTCTCCAAAGGACGTGCAGGATGCAGCTAAGGTTTCCCAAAGGCTTGGTATTCCACACCTTACCTTAGATTGGGAAAAGCTCTTTGAGGAAAAGGTGATAGCTCCTTTTGTTAAAGCACATATGGAAGGTAAGACCCCTAATCCCTGTGCTGTGTGTAATAGGGAAGTAAAAACAGGCTTTCTTGCAAGATACCTAAGGCAAGTGGCGCTTATAGACAAACTGGCAACAGGACACTATGCCAAGATTGTAGATTACAAAGGAAGGAAATTAATTGCAAGGGCTAAGGACTTAAAAAGGGACCAATCTTACTTTATGGCTCTTTTGAGGGACGAAGACATAGAACTTTTGGAATTCCCGTTGGGAGATTTGACAAAAGAAGAGGTAAGAGCTTTGGCAGTCAAATACGGGCTTGAGGTGGCTCAAAAGCCTGACTCTCAAGATGTTTGCTTTTTGATGGGAAAGGATGTGGGCACTTTTTTGATGGAAAGAGTAGGAAAGATGGAAGGAGTGTTTGTTTATGAAGGGAAAGTAGTGGGCAAACACGATGGGTTTTACAAATACACAGTGGGACAAAGAAAGGGCTTAGGAGTTGCTATTGGCAAACCAGTTTATGTTATAGGCACAGACCCGCAAAAAAACACAGTCTATTTAGGAAACGAGCAAGACCTCTATAAAGATTGGCTTATCTTGAGGGATTTAAACATTCATCTTCCTCTGTCCATGTGGGATAGGCCTTTGGCTCAGGTAAGGTATAGGAACCCTCCTGTTGGTGTAAAGGACATAAAGAAGTTAGAGGATGGAAGATACAAGGTGTTTTTTGAAGAAAAAGTAAGGGGAATAACACCTGGTCAGATTTGTGCCTTTTATGAAGAGAGCATGCTTATTGCAGGTGGTATAATAGAGGAATAA
- a CDS encoding TonB-dependent receptor, whose product MKGRKFLKLALLGAIFSQAYAQELLLKEIEVKGKKESFEDSLEVREVRESSAKDVGEALTKISGLSKFRRGAIANDVLIRAFQKDNINVLIDDAEVHGACPNRMDPPAFHVDFSEVEKIEIIKGPFDVRHQGSMGGLVNIITKKPDKGFKLNLNASVGSFNFINLSPVISYADNRFYGLAGYSYKYSKPYEDGDGKKITQVHPSTSPNRYKPEFINSKAFEINTYWAKFGLKPLENHELELAYTRQSAKHVLYPALMMDADYDDTDRFSFSYKVGKVSDLIKSLNFHVYYTKVEHWMDDRFRASSARGYSKPDPWGMATYAETKTLGGRIEGEIGNFLVGFEAYKRNWDATNYMWPTMMASAPNRQFIIPDVDITNLGVFGEYKTKLSDKLRLSAGLRLDTTKSEANSSKANTNLYFAYKNTRSTSKTDTYPSGNVQIFYSFTPELELFGGLGYGVRVPDQQERYFALNRAAMCNATMPFCAWVGNPELKPSKNTELDLGLKYSSQRLLVKGTAFYSLVKDYITIHRQRRQNGSDVVPGDSAMSYANVDAVFYGFEADIRANLFGNLFLFGGVSYVEGRKDRDSRLNINDKDVAEVPPLKTRLGLRYDTGLWFMEGEVVATATQNKVDSDLKEQKTSGYGVLNLKAGVNWKGLSLMAGVDNVLDKKYYEHTSFIRHPFMTGVKVPEPGRTFFLNASYRF is encoded by the coding sequence ATGAAGGGTAGGAAATTTCTCAAGTTAGCACTGCTGGGTGCTATCTTTAGCCAAGCTTATGCCCAAGAACTTTTGCTGAAAGAGATTGAAGTGAAGGGTAAGAAAGAAAGCTTTGAGGACAGTTTGGAAGTCAGAGAAGTAAGAGAAAGCTCTGCTAAGGATGTGGGAGAGGCGCTGACCAAAATAAGCGGGCTTTCCAAATTCCGCAGAGGTGCAATAGCAAACGATGTTTTGATCAGAGCCTTTCAGAAGGATAACATCAACGTGTTGATTGATGACGCCGAAGTTCATGGGGCTTGTCCCAACAGAATGGACCCTCCAGCCTTCCACGTGGATTTTTCGGAAGTGGAAAAGATAGAAATTATCAAAGGCCCCTTTGATGTAAGACATCAAGGTTCTATGGGTGGGCTCGTGAACATAATCACAAAAAAACCAGATAAGGGCTTTAAGCTAAACCTGAATGCATCCGTAGGCTCTTTTAACTTTATAAATCTCTCTCCTGTAATTTCTTACGCAGACAACAGATTTTACGGTTTGGCTGGATACTCATACAAATACTCAAAACCATACGAAGATGGTGATGGCAAAAAGATCACACAAGTTCATCCTTCAACCAGTCCCAACAGATACAAACCAGAGTTTATAAACTCAAAAGCCTTTGAAATCAACACTTACTGGGCAAAGTTTGGCCTTAAGCCTTTGGAAAATCACGAGTTAGAGCTTGCATACACAAGACAGTCTGCAAAGCATGTGCTCTATCCAGCTCTTATGATGGATGCGGATTATGACGATACAGATAGGTTTAGCTTTAGCTACAAAGTTGGAAAAGTCTCAGACCTGATAAAGTCTTTAAACTTCCATGTCTATTACACAAAGGTGGAGCACTGGATGGACGATAGGTTTAGGGCAAGTTCAGCCAGAGGCTATTCAAAACCTGACCCTTGGGGTATGGCAACTTATGCGGAGACAAAAACCTTAGGCGGGAGAATAGAAGGAGAGATCGGCAACTTCTTGGTTGGTTTTGAAGCCTATAAAAGAAACTGGGATGCAACAAACTACATGTGGCCTACAATGATGGCTTCTGCTCCTAACAGACAATTTATCATCCCAGATGTGGATATAACCAACCTTGGAGTTTTTGGAGAGTATAAAACAAAGCTATCTGACAAACTAAGGCTCAGCGCTGGTCTCAGACTTGATACCACAAAGTCAGAGGCTAACTCTTCTAAAGCAAACACAAACCTATACTTTGCTTACAAAAACACCAGAAGCACATCAAAGACGGATACGTACCCCTCCGGTAATGTGCAGATTTTCTACTCCTTTACTCCAGAGCTTGAGCTGTTTGGCGGTTTAGGGTATGGAGTTAGAGTGCCAGACCAACAGGAGAGGTACTTTGCCTTGAATAGAGCTGCGATGTGCAACGCTACGATGCCTTTCTGCGCTTGGGTAGGAAATCCAGAGCTAAAGCCTTCTAAGAACACAGAGCTGGACTTGGGGTTGAAGTATTCTTCTCAAAGGCTATTGGTAAAAGGAACGGCTTTTTATAGTCTGGTAAAGGATTATATAACTATACACAGACAGAGAAGGCAGAATGGCTCTGATGTAGTACCAGGAGACAGCGCCATGTCTTATGCCAACGTGGATGCGGTCTTTTATGGTTTTGAAGCGGATATAAGGGCTAACTTGTTTGGAAATCTCTTTCTTTTTGGTGGAGTATCCTATGTTGAAGGAAGAAAGGACAGAGACTCAAGGCTTAACATAAACGACAAAGACGTAGCAGAAGTGCCTCCTCTAAAGACAAGGCTGGGACTCAGATACGATACAGGTCTTTGGTTTATGGAAGGGGAAGTGGTAGCAACCGCCACGCAGAACAAAGTAGATTCAGACCTGAAAGAGCAAAAGACTTCCGGTTACGGAGTGTTGAACCTAAAGGCTGGTGTGAATTGGAAGGGCCTTTCTTTAATGGCGGGCGTGGATAATGTCCTTGATAAGAAGTATTACGAGCACACTTCCTTTATTAGACATCCCTTTATGACTGGAGTTAAAGTGCCAGAACCTGGAAGGACTTTCTTCTTAAACGCTTCTTATAGATTCTAA
- the dxr gene encoding 1-deoxy-D-xylulose-5-phosphate reductoisomerase has protein sequence MIKLGIVGSTGSVGSQALDVVRAYRNEFELVGIVAKRASDKLLKQAIEFKPKFVVSYEDPSKDWLSSLPEECKYLKGEEGLLAVIEESERILNAVGGVDGLLPTFYTLSKNKILLASNKESIVCLENLVREKSEKVIPVDSEHNATFQLLSMVKREDITKIYLTASGGPFKDTPLEELSKVKPEQALCHPRWKMGKKITVDSATLMNKGIELLEAKALFNIDPDLIEIVIHPQSLVHGAVKLKDGNFFFCVSPTDMRIPLINALFYPERFYNPFNQVDIFELSPITFERIDREKFMSIELCEWVARVGGVYVPVLLGADERAVELFLEEKITFDSIVPLVREVLSCVDLKDPKTVEEIKYAVEWGYKKLDELVLKKTP, from the coding sequence ATGATTAAACTCGGCATAGTTGGTTCTACTGGATCGGTGGGAAGTCAAGCGCTTGATGTGGTTAGGGCATACAGAAATGAATTTGAGCTTGTAGGCATTGTGGCAAAAAGAGCATCTGATAAGCTTTTAAAGCAAGCTATAGAATTCAAGCCAAAGTTTGTGGTTTCCTACGAAGATCCGTCAAAGGATTGGCTTTCAAGCTTACCAGAAGAGTGTAAGTATTTAAAAGGAGAAGAGGGGCTTTTGGCTGTAATAGAGGAGTCAGAGAGAATTTTAAACGCAGTGGGAGGAGTAGACGGACTTTTGCCTACCTTTTATACACTCTCTAAGAATAAAATCCTGCTTGCAAGCAACAAGGAATCCATAGTCTGTTTGGAAAATCTGGTAAGGGAAAAGTCCGAAAAAGTAATACCGGTTGATAGTGAGCATAACGCCACCTTTCAGCTCCTTTCAATGGTAAAGAGGGAAGATATAACTAAAATCTATCTGACAGCTTCCGGCGGACCATTCAAGGACACACCTTTAGAAGAACTTTCAAAGGTAAAGCCAGAACAAGCCCTTTGCCATCCAAGATGGAAGATGGGCAAGAAGATAACCGTAGATTCTGCAACTCTTATGAACAAGGGGATTGAGCTTTTGGAAGCAAAAGCGCTATTTAACATAGACCCAGACCTTATAGAAATAGTCATACATCCCCAAAGTCTTGTGCATGGAGCGGTAAAGTTAAAAGATGGGAACTTTTTCTTCTGTGTTTCTCCAACGGACATGAGAATCCCTCTAATAAACGCCTTGTTTTATCCAGAGAGATTTTACAATCCTTTCAACCAAGTGGATATTTTTGAGCTTTCTCCGATAACCTTTGAAAGGATAGACCGAGAAAAGTTTATGTCAATAGAGCTTTGTGAGTGGGTGGCCAGAGTCGGTGGTGTTTATGTGCCGGTCTTGCTGGGAGCAGACGAAAGGGCTGTGGAGCTTTTTTTAGAAGAAAAGATAACCTTTGATAGCATTGTCCCTTTGGTTAGAGAGGTGTTATCCTGTGTGGATTTAAAGGATCCCAAAACTGTAGAGGAGATAAAATATGCAGTTGAGTGGGGCTACAAAAAACTGGATGAGCTTGTCTTGAAAAAAACGCCATGA
- a CDS encoding ABC transporter substrate-binding protein: MKEFVYGVLFVFLAFLPFYMLSSPKAQSVSMRSSDPASFELKQGKEGGTLYFILNGDPKTLNPVLAQETTSTAVISDVFSGLTKINLKTMEYEPDLAESIEILDGGKRYVIRLKRNVKWNDGVDFSAMDVVFTYKDIYLNKNIPNSTADMLSGVLKDEKDVENFVRLIDKYTVEFNLSKPFAPFLGILSAPILPKHKLEKFVKEGTFMQAWNVNTKPEEIVGTGPYRIKRYLKGQLVEYDVNPYYYEKDPEGKTVPYIKERIGYIVQDPDTALLMFSTKKVDYIGVRPADLLTLSKLSNTVLFDLGPTPSTTFLVFNQNPQADIPKHKLEWFKNREFRRAISMAIDRFGISMLVYNGLAQPLYGPITPANKPYYMEGLFPEIPYDLKKAREILESIGFKDRNKDGWLEDKDGNILEIILLTNAGNKEREAIGNMIKQDLESIGIRVLFRSIDFNALVQRLTAPPYQWEAVIIGLTGSLDPHFGRNVWHSSGTLHMWNPRQKSPATDWEKKVDELFDLASSTIDSEKRVELYREAYKIIAQEQPLIFLATPKSMLSVRNKFENFFPTVWGQYKEEYMFFR; this comes from the coding sequence ATGAAAGAATTTGTTTATGGGGTTTTATTCGTGTTTTTAGCTTTCTTGCCCTTTTACATGCTATCCTCTCCAAAGGCTCAGTCTGTAAGCATGAGGTCTTCAGACCCGGCAAGCTTTGAGTTAAAACAGGGCAAAGAAGGAGGAACCCTTTACTTTATCCTAAACGGTGATCCCAAAACCCTTAACCCAGTCCTTGCCCAAGAAACCACATCCACTGCGGTTATATCAGACGTGTTTAGTGGCTTAACAAAAATAAACTTAAAAACCATGGAATACGAGCCAGACCTTGCGGAGAGTATAGAAATACTTGATGGTGGAAAAAGGTATGTTATAAGGCTAAAAAGAAACGTCAAATGGAACGACGGAGTGGATTTTAGCGCAATGGATGTGGTATTTACGTATAAAGATATCTACCTTAACAAAAACATACCCAACTCCACTGCAGATATGTTAAGTGGGGTTTTGAAAGATGAAAAAGATGTGGAAAATTTTGTAAGGCTTATAGACAAATATACCGTTGAGTTTAACCTTTCTAAACCCTTTGCACCTTTTCTTGGAATCCTTTCCGCTCCAATTCTTCCCAAGCATAAGCTGGAAAAATTTGTCAAAGAAGGTACTTTTATGCAAGCTTGGAACGTAAATACAAAACCGGAGGAAATAGTAGGAACAGGACCGTACAGAATTAAAAGGTACTTAAAGGGTCAACTGGTTGAATACGACGTCAATCCTTATTACTACGAAAAGGATCCAGAAGGTAAGACTGTACCATACATAAAGGAAAGAATAGGATACATAGTCCAGGACCCAGATACTGCGTTGCTTATGTTTTCTACCAAAAAAGTAGACTATATAGGAGTTAGACCAGCAGATCTACTGACTTTATCCAAGCTTAGTAACACCGTACTCTTTGACCTTGGACCCACTCCTTCTACTACCTTCCTTGTCTTTAATCAAAATCCACAGGCAGATATACCAAAGCACAAGCTGGAGTGGTTCAAAAACCGTGAGTTTCGTAGAGCCATATCCATGGCTATAGATAGGTTTGGCATAAGTATGCTCGTATATAACGGCTTGGCTCAGCCCCTCTATGGGCCAATAACACCAGCCAATAAGCCTTATTATATGGAGGGACTCTTTCCGGAAATTCCATACGACCTAAAAAAAGCAAGGGAGATTCTTGAAAGCATTGGCTTTAAGGATAGAAATAAGGATGGGTGGCTGGAAGACAAGGACGGAAACATCTTAGAAATCATTCTTCTTACCAACGCAGGCAACAAAGAAAGAGAAGCTATAGGAAACATGATAAAGCAAGATTTAGAAAGTATAGGCATCAGGGTTTTGTTCAGATCTATAGATTTTAATGCCTTGGTCCAAAGGCTTACCGCGCCCCCCTATCAGTGGGAAGCGGTGATAATAGGTCTAACCGGTTCTCTGGATCCACACTTTGGTAGGAACGTATGGCACTCTTCTGGCACCCTTCACATGTGGAACCCAAGACAGAAGAGCCCTGCCACCGATTGGGAGAAAAAGGTGGATGAGCTTTTTGACTTAGCATCCTCCACTATAGACAGTGAAAAGAGAGTAGAGTTAT